A window from Streptomyces sp. NBC_00335 encodes these proteins:
- a CDS encoding C40 family peptidase — protein MSRRRTRRLLRAACLAAALVTAGPLPVAHAEPAAPTAPGTPETPGAPEAPAAPEVPAAPEAPAAAPAEPVGVLLTRLQGLYQRAEQATEAYNAAEAALTARQREESRLSTELGKARSAVTDAQATTGRLAREQYKGARGFSPYARMLFAGDPQGALEQRRVAEREGARRAAALERLTRGEKQADTLATAARKALDSEQKLAAETKQRKEEAAAQLGEVERMLASLSPAQLTELDAREAEDTAGAQRELIGSGKLGSGGAPRLRTPTAAGGTALTYAAAQIGKPYVWGAEGPASFDCSGLTSQAWAHAGREIPRTSQEQWARLPRVPLDELRPGDLVVYFPTATHVALYVGDGKVIQAPRPGAKVKVSPIAANPLLGAVRPDPDGAPLAAFSPPPLPEGATAGDDTGYAEAGAPAASGAPAASGAPATSAR, from the coding sequence ATGTCACGTCGACGCACCCGTCGGCTGCTTCGCGCCGCGTGCCTAGCCGCCGCCCTCGTCACGGCCGGCCCGCTCCCCGTCGCCCACGCCGAGCCCGCCGCCCCCACCGCCCCGGGAACACCGGAGACGCCGGGGGCGCCCGAGGCACCGGCAGCACCCGAGGTGCCCGCGGCGCCCGAAGCCCCGGCCGCCGCACCCGCCGAACCCGTCGGCGTCCTCCTCACCCGCCTGCAAGGCCTCTACCAGCGTGCCGAGCAGGCCACCGAGGCCTACAACGCCGCCGAGGCCGCCCTCACCGCCCGGCAGCGTGAGGAGAGCCGGCTCAGCACCGAGCTCGGCAAGGCCCGTAGCGCCGTCACCGACGCCCAGGCCACCACGGGCCGGCTGGCGCGCGAGCAGTACAAGGGGGCCCGCGGGTTCTCCCCGTACGCCCGGATGCTGTTCGCCGGGGACCCGCAGGGGGCCCTGGAGCAGCGCCGGGTCGCGGAGCGCGAGGGGGCCCGTCGGGCCGCCGCGCTGGAGCGGCTCACCCGGGGCGAGAAGCAGGCCGACACCCTGGCCACCGCCGCCCGCAAGGCCCTGGACTCCGAGCAGAAGCTGGCCGCCGAGACCAAGCAGCGCAAGGAGGAGGCCGCCGCGCAACTGGGGGAGGTCGAGCGGATGCTGGCCTCGCTCAGCCCCGCCCAGCTCACCGAGCTCGACGCGCGGGAAGCCGAGGACACCGCCGGCGCGCAGCGGGAGCTGATCGGTTCGGGGAAGCTGGGCAGCGGCGGCGCGCCCCGGCTGCGCACCCCCACGGCGGCCGGCGGCACGGCCCTCACGTACGCGGCCGCCCAGATCGGGAAGCCGTACGTGTGGGGCGCGGAGGGGCCGGCCTCCTTCGACTGTTCCGGGCTGACCTCGCAGGCCTGGGCGCACGCGGGCCGCGAGATCCCCCGGACCAGTCAGGAGCAGTGGGCCCGGCTGCCCAGGGTGCCGCTCGACGAACTGCGCCCCGGCGACCTGGTGGTGTACTTCCCGACCGCCACCCACGTGGCCCTGTACGTCGGCGACGGCAAGGTCATCCAGGCGCCCCGGCCGGGCGCGAAGGTGAAGGTCTCGCCGATCGCCGCGAACCCGCTGCTCGGCGCGGTACGGCCGGACCCCGACGGGGCGCCGCTGGCCGCCTTCAGCCCGCCGCCGCTGCCCGAGGGCGCGACGGCGGGGGACGACACGGGTTACGCGGAGGCCGGGGCGCCCGCGGCGTCCGGGGCGCCCGCGGCGTCCGGGGCGCCCGCCACCTCGGCCAGGTAG
- a CDS encoding styrene monooxygenase/indole monooxygenase family protein — MRKILVVGAGQSGLQLALGLQAKGYEVTLMSNRTADEIRTGRVMSTQCMFDTALQHERDLKLDFWEQQAPKIEGLGVSVSAPDSSRAVDWLGKLKGFAQSVDQRVKMAGWLDTFAQRGGQLVIHGASVSDLDFFSRTYDLVLVAAGKGELVSLFGRDAARSPYDAPQRALAVSYVHGLAPRPEHPETDAVRCNLVPGVGELFVIPTLTTSGRADILFWEGIPGGPVDVFGGVKDPADHLALTLDLMEKFTPWEYARATKVELTDAGATLAGRYAPVVRNPIGRLPGGGLVLGVADVVVANDPITGQGSNSAAKCAASYLSSILMHGDNPFDEAWMKATFDKYWFTSGKPTTQWTNAMLGVPPEHVLNLIGAAGQLQPVADRFANGFDNPADFDAYFYDPEDAADYLAEVAGAPDAAGAPDAAGAPASA, encoded by the coding sequence ATGCGCAAGATACTCGTCGTCGGCGCCGGCCAGTCCGGTCTCCAGCTCGCCCTCGGACTCCAGGCGAAGGGGTACGAGGTCACCCTCATGTCCAACCGGACGGCGGACGAGATCCGCACCGGCCGGGTCATGTCCACCCAGTGCATGTTCGACACGGCGCTCCAGCACGAGCGGGACCTGAAGCTCGACTTCTGGGAGCAGCAGGCGCCGAAGATCGAGGGACTGGGCGTCTCGGTCTCCGCCCCCGACAGCAGCCGCGCCGTCGACTGGCTCGGCAAGCTGAAGGGCTTCGCCCAGTCCGTCGACCAGCGCGTGAAGATGGCCGGCTGGCTCGACACCTTCGCGCAGCGCGGCGGCCAGCTGGTCATCCACGGGGCGTCCGTCTCCGACCTGGACTTCTTCTCCCGTACGTACGACCTCGTGCTGGTCGCGGCCGGCAAGGGCGAGCTGGTCTCGCTGTTCGGCCGGGACGCGGCCCGCTCGCCGTACGACGCCCCGCAGCGCGCGCTCGCCGTCTCGTACGTGCACGGGCTGGCTCCGCGCCCCGAGCACCCGGAGACGGACGCCGTGCGCTGCAACCTGGTCCCGGGCGTCGGCGAGCTGTTCGTGATCCCGACGCTGACCACCTCCGGGCGGGCCGACATCCTGTTCTGGGAGGGCATCCCGGGCGGGCCGGTCGATGTCTTCGGCGGGGTGAAGGACCCGGCGGACCACCTCGCGCTGACGCTGGACCTGATGGAGAAGTTCACGCCCTGGGAGTACGCGCGGGCGACGAAGGTGGAGCTGACGGACGCGGGCGCCACGCTCGCCGGGCGGTACGCCCCCGTCGTCCGCAACCCCATCGGCCGGCTGCCCGGCGGCGGGCTGGTGCTGGGCGTGGCGGACGTGGTCGTCGCGAACGACCCGATCACCGGCCAGGGTTCGAACTCGGCCGCCAAGTGCGCGGCCTCGTACCTCTCCTCGATCCTCATGCACGGGGACAACCCGTTCGACGAGGCGTGGATGAAGGCGACCTTCGACAAGTACTGGTTCACCAGCGGCAAGCCCACCACCCAGTGGACGAACGCCATGCTCGGCGTCCCGCCGGAGCACGTGCTGAACCTGATCGGTGCGGCCGGCCAGCTCCAGCCGGTGGCGGACCGTTTCGCCAACGGCTTCGACAACCCGGCCGACTTCGACGCGTACTTCTACGACCCCGAGGACGCGGCGGACTACCTGGCCGAGGTGGCGGGCGCCCCGGACGCCGCGGGCGCCCCGGACGCCGCGGGCGCCCCGGCCTCCGCGTAA
- a CDS encoding GTP-binding protein: MGSAVSETGLFSPNTDPHAPAAAPDPDESVQPWQYDRSRAPVAVKVLVAGGFGVGKTTFVGSVSEIRPLRTEAVMTEAAAPTDDLSGTPDKHTTTVAMDFGRVTLDDDLVLYVYGTPGQERFWFMWDDLVRGAVGGIVLADTRRLRDCFPALDYFESCGLPYAVAVNHFEGTPSYEPEDVREALTIPARVPVVIMDARRRVTVLESLMTLVGHALDSTPE, encoded by the coding sequence GTGGGCTCCGCCGTCTCTGAAACCGGCCTCTTCTCCCCGAACACGGACCCGCACGCGCCGGCGGCGGCCCCGGACCCGGACGAGTCCGTACAGCCCTGGCAGTACGACCGCTCGCGCGCGCCCGTGGCCGTGAAGGTGCTGGTGGCGGGCGGTTTCGGGGTGGGCAAGACCACCTTCGTCGGTTCCGTCTCCGAGATCCGGCCGCTGCGCACCGAGGCGGTGATGACCGAGGCCGCCGCTCCGACCGACGACCTGTCCGGTACCCCGGACAAGCACACCACCACCGTCGCCATGGACTTCGGCCGCGTCACGCTCGACGACGACCTCGTCCTGTACGTCTACGGGACCCCGGGCCAGGAGCGCTTCTGGTTCATGTGGGACGACCTGGTGCGCGGCGCCGTCGGCGGGATCGTCCTCGCGGACACGCGGCGGCTGCGCGACTGCTTCCCGGCGCTCGACTACTTCGAAAGCTGCGGACTGCCGTACGCCGTGGCCGTCAACCACTTCGAGGGCACGCCTTCGTACGAACCGGAGGACGTGCGGGAGGCGCTGACCATACCGGCGCGCGTACCCGTCGTGATCATGGACGCGCGGCGCCGGGTCACGGTACTGGAATCCCTGATGACCCTCGTGGGCCACGCCCTCGACTCGACCCCCGAATAG
- a CDS encoding DUF742 domain-containing protein, translated as MRSPASDRLPIRGADRRPARVRPYSLTGGRTRFTQILHVETFVAALDTKVSEPQKADRMPEMPAIVEVCRRMRTIAEIAALLKLPLGVVRVLVSDLADQGRIRVYGTGHGSGRPDRALLERVLSGLRRL; from the coding sequence GTGAGGAGCCCGGCCTCCGACCGGCTGCCGATACGCGGCGCCGACCGCCGTCCCGCCCGCGTCCGCCCGTACTCGCTTACCGGCGGCCGGACCCGCTTCACGCAGATCCTGCACGTCGAGACCTTCGTCGCGGCCCTCGACACCAAGGTGTCCGAGCCGCAGAAGGCCGACCGGATGCCGGAGATGCCGGCGATCGTCGAGGTCTGCCGCCGCATGCGCACGATCGCCGAGATCGCCGCGCTGCTGAAGCTGCCGCTCGGCGTGGTCCGCGTCCTGGTCAGCGACCTCGCCGACCAGGGCCGGATCCGCGTCTACGGGACCGGGCACGGCAGCGGCCGTCCCGACCGCGCTCTGCTCGAAAGGGTGCTCAGTGGGCTCCGCCGTCTCTGA
- a CDS encoding roadblock/LC7 domain-containing protein, with the protein MNASSTYGLSTQARNLQWLLTDLVEEVPGVNSVAVVSSDGLLLLSSDPVAPDTPDAPSGPPEPSRPSGPRGASADLATIVSGLGSLTTGAAALMDGGSVKQTMVAMEHGSVFIMSISDGSLLGVHATPDCDMSVVAYHMALFVGRAGHVLTPEVRSELRQSMENTS; encoded by the coding sequence ATGAACGCGTCCAGTACGTACGGACTGAGCACCCAGGCACGCAACCTTCAGTGGCTGCTGACCGACCTCGTCGAGGAGGTCCCCGGGGTCAACTCGGTGGCCGTCGTGTCCTCGGACGGGCTCCTCCTGCTGTCCTCCGATCCGGTGGCACCCGATACGCCGGACGCACCCTCCGGACCCCCCGAACCCTCCCGCCCCAGCGGCCCCCGCGGCGCCTCCGCCGATCTGGCGACCATCGTCTCCGGCCTCGGCTCGCTCACCACGGGCGCCGCCGCCCTGATGGACGGCGGCTCGGTCAAGCAGACGATGGTGGCCATGGAGCACGGTTCCGTGTTCATCATGTCCATCAGCGACGGCTCGCTCCTCGGCGTACACGCCACGCCCGACTGCGACATGAGCGTCGTCGCGTACCACATGGCCTTGTTCGTGGGCCGCGCCGGCCACGTCCTGACCCCCGAAGTCCGCAGTGAGCTGCGCCAGTCGATGGAGAACACCTCGTGA
- a CDS encoding sensor histidine kinase, with protein sequence MQKKRPRKNGTVANGTAPDGTAPDRRAPEGPVAATAPAGRRVRVRRRLVIGVAVAGLAVLAAGAPAVLSASADLKDSQELVTLADRSRQTLTLAHLLGDERDAVTAYVAEGRPGGAKGTQAAAVQERAAGTDRQLAEVRAEADEELAQALGRVGAVRTESIEGKDSALTAHQAYSRVIAEVLAPSGRLAELTPPRAADALVTTRPLGPLGQAVEQASATRGLLLAALSVPGGGRQPGAAEVDELAAAAQRARVREQGALDDFARAARPDVRQSLAATVTGPEVKTADDYLTRLTDRPTLSSADRKLEPATVGPALTARVDRMRSVEATLAGQRATALAALRDDDVTALEVKLAFLGVLFLLTLGISTAIARSLTRPLSVLRRGAARLATPEGSVEPVRFTGRNDEFAEVVRHLNAVRDQTVSLHTRIAGLDADRRRLIGRNEALSAGRETLEAELAQLRAGLEEHRRIMSTTSVSLSLRTLGLVERQLAVIEELESEEPDPDRLSTLFKLDHLATVMRRHNENLLVLAGQEHGHGQGLPVPLVDVMRAAVSEIERYERVDLGVLPSYTQVAGHAADDISHVLAELLENATTFSPPDAKVKVSGWLLESGDVVLSVIDEGIGITGDRLATLNERLATPDAYDEEPESEHGLGLGLYVAGRLAARHGVSAELRTQRHGGTEALVVVPAALLPATPPASPVHTLGAPGAPALHLPGVIAEANENTLPSRVRGPGAAMPGTPAAPALPEPAFEGAPEPYLEPELSAEPYLEAEFPAEPSPEPYPEPEFSAEPSPEPYLEAEFPAEPAPAAPEAAAAEPAVAPAPAAFPEPEPAHETARGAAAEPPARVAPEPAPAAFAPPAGQLPPTEQVFRVPAPAEVPAEQVFRVTPQAQAQAQAQAPAAAAGAPADVPAEQVFRVPPQAEAPAGDRAPDGTGPDEVLTDKGLPKRSPRVVAAGRGEEVRPAPGRVDADELRRRLGGFYRGAQDGRRVVEAELGQAPGQDAPQDPRQGPPQDQGQTDRGDTAQEART encoded by the coding sequence GTGCAGAAGAAGCGGCCTCGGAAGAACGGCACCGTCGCGAACGGCACCGCACCCGACGGCACCGCACCCGACCGACGAGCCCCCGAGGGCCCGGTCGCCGCGACCGCTCCCGCAGGGCGCCGCGTCCGTGTGCGCCGAAGGCTGGTCATCGGGGTCGCCGTGGCCGGGCTCGCCGTCCTCGCGGCGGGAGCGCCCGCCGTCCTGTCCGCCTCCGCGGACCTGAAGGACTCCCAGGAACTGGTCACCCTCGCCGACCGGAGCCGGCAGACCCTCACCCTCGCCCACCTGCTCGGAGACGAGCGCGACGCCGTCACCGCGTACGTGGCCGAGGGCCGCCCCGGCGGCGCCAAGGGCACGCAGGCCGCCGCGGTCCAGGAGCGCGCCGCGGGCACCGACCGCCAGCTCGCCGAGGTCCGGGCCGAAGCCGACGAGGAGCTCGCCCAGGCACTCGGCCGGGTCGGCGCCGTCCGCACCGAGTCCATCGAGGGCAAGGACAGCGCCCTCACCGCCCATCAGGCCTACTCCCGCGTCATCGCCGAAGTCCTCGCGCCGAGCGGCCGGCTCGCCGAGCTGACCCCGCCGCGCGCCGCGGACGCCCTCGTCACCACCCGCCCGCTGGGCCCCCTCGGCCAGGCAGTGGAGCAGGCCTCCGCCACCCGCGGACTGCTGCTCGCCGCACTGTCCGTGCCCGGTGGCGGCCGACAGCCGGGCGCCGCCGAGGTCGACGAACTCGCCGCCGCCGCCCAGCGGGCGCGCGTACGGGAGCAGGGCGCGCTCGACGATTTCGCGCGGGCAGCCCGCCCCGACGTACGCCAGAGCCTCGCCGCCACCGTCACCGGACCCGAGGTCAAGACGGCCGACGACTACCTCACGCGGCTCACCGACCGGCCGACCCTCTCCTCCGCCGACCGCAAGCTCGAACCCGCCACCGTCGGACCGGCCCTCACCGCCCGCGTCGACCGGATGCGCTCGGTCGAGGCCACCCTCGCCGGCCAGCGCGCCACCGCGCTCGCCGCGCTGCGCGACGACGACGTGACCGCGCTGGAGGTCAAGCTCGCCTTCCTCGGCGTGCTGTTCCTCCTCACCCTCGGCATCTCCACCGCCATCGCACGCTCCCTGACCCGCCCGCTGTCGGTCCTGCGGCGCGGCGCGGCGCGGCTGGCGACGCCCGAGGGCTCGGTGGAACCGGTCCGGTTCACGGGCCGCAACGACGAGTTCGCCGAGGTGGTGCGCCACCTCAACGCGGTGCGCGACCAGACGGTCTCCCTGCACACCCGCATCGCCGGACTCGACGCCGACCGGCGCCGCCTCATCGGCCGCAACGAGGCGCTCTCGGCCGGCCGGGAGACGCTGGAGGCAGAGCTCGCGCAGCTGCGGGCGGGGCTGGAAGAGCACCGCCGCATCATGTCGACCACCTCCGTCTCGCTGTCCCTGCGGACCCTGGGTCTCGTCGAGCGCCAGCTCGCCGTCATCGAGGAGCTGGAGTCCGAGGAGCCGGACCCGGACCGCCTCTCCACCCTCTTCAAGCTCGACCACCTGGCGACCGTGATGCGCCGCCACAACGAGAACCTGCTCGTCCTCGCCGGCCAGGAACACGGCCACGGCCAGGGCCTGCCGGTGCCGCTGGTCGACGTCATGCGGGCGGCGGTCAGCGAGATCGAGCGCTACGAGCGCGTCGACCTCGGGGTGCTGCCCTCGTACACGCAGGTCGCCGGGCACGCCGCCGACGACATCTCGCACGTCCTGGCCGAGCTGCTGGAGAACGCGACGACCTTCTCGCCGCCGGACGCCAAGGTGAAGGTGTCCGGATGGCTGCTGGAATCCGGCGACGTGGTGCTGTCCGTCATCGACGAGGGCATCGGGATCACCGGGGACCGGCTGGCCACGCTCAACGAGCGGCTGGCCACGCCGGACGCGTACGACGAGGAGCCCGAGTCCGAACACGGCCTGGGCCTCGGCCTGTACGTGGCCGGGCGGCTCGCGGCCCGGCACGGGGTCAGCGCCGAGCTGCGCACCCAGCGGCACGGCGGTACGGAGGCCCTGGTCGTCGTACCGGCCGCGCTGCTGCCCGCCACCCCGCCGGCCTCGCCGGTCCACACCCTGGGCGCACCGGGCGCACCCGCGCTGCACCTGCCCGGGGTGATCGCGGAGGCCAACGAGAACACCCTTCCCTCGCGGGTACGGGGCCCTGGCGCCGCCATGCCCGGGACCCCGGCGGCGCCGGCCCTGCCGGAGCCCGCCTTTGAGGGGGCCCCGGAGCCTTACCTGGAGCCGGAGCTTTCGGCGGAGCCGTACCTGGAGGCGGAGTTCCCGGCGGAGCCGTCCCCGGAGCCGTACCCGGAGCCGGAGTTCTCGGCGGAGCCGTCCCCGGAGCCGTACCTGGAGGCGGAGTTCCCGGCGGAGCCGGCCCCGGCCGCACCCGAAGCCGCCGCCGCGGAGCCGGCCGTCGCCCCGGCCCCCGCCGCCTTCCCCGAGCCGGAGCCCGCGCACGAGACCGCGCGGGGCGCCGCCGCGGAGCCGCCCGCCCGGGTGGCCCCGGAGCCCGCTCCGGCGGCGTTCGCGCCTCCGGCCGGGCAGCTGCCGCCCACGGAGCAGGTGTTCCGGGTCCCGGCACCGGCCGAGGTGCCCGCCGAGCAGGTGTTCCGCGTGACGCCGCAGGCCCAGGCCCAGGCCCAGGCCCAGGCCCCGGCCGCAGCCGCCGGGGCGCCCGCGGACGTACCCGCCGAGCAGGTGTTCCGCGTACCGCCGCAGGCTGAGGCGCCCGCCGGGGACCGGGCCCCGGACGGGACCGGACCGGATGAGGTCCTCACCGACAAGGGGCTGCCCAAGCGGAGCCCGCGCGTGGTGGCCGCCGGACGCGGTGAAGAGGTGCGCCCGGCGCCGGGCCGGGTGGACGCCGACGAGCTGCGCCGCCGCCTCGGCGGGTTCTACCGGGGTGCCCAGGACGGGCGCCGCGTGGTGGAGGCCGAGCTCGGGCAGGCCCCCGGGCAGGACGCGCCGCAGGACCCCCGACAGGGCCCGCCGCAGGACCAGGGGCAGACCGACCGGGGGGACACCGCACAGGAGGCACGCACATGA
- a CDS encoding protein phosphatase 2C domain-containing protein — MRIDLSSAPGNPERPNEDWVSAAIPASGGGVLVALDGVTPPPGEVGCAHGVPWFAARLGGRLTELSGSRRDMPLDRVLSEAIRDTADAHRDTCDLSHVRTPQATVVVVRWDETWVEHLVLSDSVLLLQAPGGEVRAVLDDRLDRIPRELLRTEASADRLRNAEGGFFTAAADPEVAARAVTGRTPRAGVRAVAALTDGAGRWTDTFAEGDWAACLAVLRKEGAQSLIDRVRTLESDPGRAHRRGKRHDDASAAYAEL; from the coding sequence ATGCGCATCGACCTCTCCTCCGCCCCCGGCAATCCGGAACGCCCCAACGAGGACTGGGTGTCGGCCGCGATCCCCGCCTCGGGCGGCGGCGTTCTGGTCGCCCTCGACGGGGTCACCCCGCCTCCGGGCGAGGTCGGATGCGCGCACGGAGTGCCGTGGTTCGCGGCCCGGCTGGGCGGCCGATTGACCGAACTGTCCGGATCGCGCCGGGACATGCCCCTCGACCGGGTCCTTTCGGAGGCCATCCGCGACACCGCGGACGCCCACCGCGACACGTGTGACCTTTCTCACGTCCGGACGCCGCAGGCGACGGTGGTCGTGGTCCGCTGGGACGAGACCTGGGTCGAGCACCTGGTGCTGTCGGACTCCGTGCTCCTCCTCCAGGCGCCCGGCGGCGAGGTGCGCGCCGTGCTCGACGACCGGCTGGACCGGATCCCGCGCGAGCTGCTGCGCACGGAGGCCTCCGCCGACAGGCTGCGCAACGCGGAGGGCGGCTTCTTCACCGCCGCCGCGGATCCGGAGGTGGCGGCCCGGGCGGTGACGGGGCGGACGCCGCGCGCGGGGGTGCGGGCGGTGGCGGCGCTCACGGACGGGGCCGGCCGGTGGACGGACACGTTCGCCGAGGGCGACTGGGCCGCATGCCTGGCCGTGCTGCGCAAGGAGGGCGCGCAGTCCCTGATCGACCGGGTGCGCACGCTGGAATCGGACCCGGGCCGGGCACACCGCCGCGGCAAGCGCCACGACGACGCGTCGGCGGCGTACGCGGAGCTGTAG
- a CDS encoding MarR family winged helix-turn-helix transcriptional regulator — protein sequence MHGTEDQEFLALERELSVFLRRARASSGEMARELHPELEPAAYGLLVRLEAAGRQRATELAAYFGVGKATMSRQLRALEVLGLLAREPDPADGRAFLVGLTEEGRERFLRVRGARREQYMRKLADWDRGEVAELARLLNQLNAGGE from the coding sequence TTGCACGGGACCGAAGACCAGGAGTTCCTTGCCCTGGAGCGGGAGCTGTCCGTCTTCCTCCGACGGGCCCGCGCCTCCTCCGGGGAGATGGCGCGCGAGCTGCACCCGGAGCTGGAACCGGCGGCGTACGGGCTCCTCGTACGGCTGGAGGCCGCCGGGCGGCAGCGGGCGACCGAGCTCGCCGCGTACTTCGGGGTCGGCAAGGCCACGATGAGCCGCCAGCTGCGGGCCCTGGAGGTACTGGGCCTGCTGGCCCGCGAGCCGGACCCGGCGGACGGGCGGGCCTTCCTGGTCGGGCTCACCGAGGAGGGCCGGGAACGCTTCCTGCGGGTCCGGGGCGCCCGGCGCGAGCAGTACATGCGCAAGCTCGCGGACTGGGACCGCGGGGAAGTGGCGGAACTGGCCCGGCTCCTGAACCAGTTGAACGCGGGCGGCGAGTAG
- the lon gene encoding endopeptidase La produces the protein MASTSVTLTLPVLPLDDEVVLPGMVVPLDLSDAEVRGAVEAAQAAAAGDKPKVLLVPRVDGKYAATGVLGTVEQVGRLSDGDPGALIRGRGRVRIGAGTTGPGAALWVEGETVDEAVPDPLPGAVAELVKEYKALATSWLKKRGAWQVVDRVQQIEGVGALADNSGYSPFLSIEQKVELLETADPVARLKLAVKALSDHLAEQDVAESIAKDVQDGVDKVQREFLLKRQLDAVRKELRELSGEKEGEESDDYRARVEAADLPEKVREAALKEVDKLERSSDQSPEGSWIRTWLDTVLELPWNERTEDEYDIRGARAVLDAEHAGLSDVKDRITEYLAVRKRRSERGMGVVGGRRGGAVLALVGPPGVGKTSLGESVAHAMGRKFVRVALGGVRDEAEIRGHRRTYVGALPGRIVRAIKEAGSMNPVVLLDEIDKVGSDFRGDPAAALLEVLDPAQNHTFRDHYLEVELDLSDVVFLATANVLEAIPEALADRMELVCLDGYTEDEKVVIARDHLLPRQLERAGLAAEEVVLEEDALRKLAGEYTREAGVRTLERSLARLLRKVASQHELGERELPLRIGAGDLRELIGRPHHVPESAQDPAERRTAVPGVATGLAVTGAGGDVLFVEASLADPETGAAGLTLTGQLGDVMKESAQIALSFLRSHGAELELPVADLKDRGVHIHFPAGAVPKDGPSAGITMTTALASLLSGRQVRTDVAMTGEVSLTGRVLPIGGVKQKLLAAHRAGLTTVIIPKRNEADLDDVPAEVLAGLSVHPVTDVRQVLELALAADSVPVAAVA, from the coding sequence ATGGCTTCGACGTCCGTAACGCTCACCCTGCCCGTGCTGCCGCTCGACGACGAGGTCGTGCTGCCCGGGATGGTCGTTCCGCTGGACCTGTCCGACGCCGAGGTGCGGGGTGCCGTCGAGGCCGCTCAGGCCGCCGCCGCGGGGGACAAGCCGAAGGTGCTGCTCGTGCCCCGGGTCGACGGGAAGTACGCCGCCACCGGCGTGCTCGGGACCGTCGAGCAGGTGGGACGGCTGTCCGACGGGGATCCCGGGGCGCTGATCAGGGGGCGCGGCCGGGTCCGTATCGGGGCCGGGACGACCGGGCCCGGGGCCGCGCTCTGGGTCGAGGGCGAGACGGTGGACGAGGCCGTCCCCGATCCGCTGCCCGGGGCCGTCGCCGAGCTCGTCAAGGAGTACAAGGCGCTCGCCACGAGCTGGCTCAAGAAGCGCGGGGCCTGGCAGGTCGTGGACCGCGTGCAGCAGATCGAGGGGGTCGGGGCCCTCGCGGACAACTCCGGCTACTCCCCGTTCCTGAGCATCGAGCAGAAGGTGGAACTGCTGGAGACGGCCGACCCCGTCGCCCGGCTGAAGCTCGCCGTCAAGGCGCTCAGCGACCACCTCGCCGAGCAGGACGTCGCCGAGTCCATCGCCAAGGACGTCCAGGACGGCGTCGACAAGGTCCAGCGCGAGTTCCTGCTCAAGCGGCAGCTCGACGCCGTGCGCAAGGAACTGCGCGAGCTCAGCGGGGAGAAGGAGGGCGAGGAGTCCGACGACTACCGGGCTCGCGTCGAGGCCGCCGACCTGCCCGAGAAGGTACGGGAGGCCGCCCTCAAGGAGGTCGACAAGCTGGAGCGCTCCAGCGACCAGTCCCCGGAGGGATCCTGGATCCGCACCTGGCTGGACACCGTGCTCGAACTGCCCTGGAACGAGCGGACCGAGGACGAGTACGACATCCGGGGGGCCCGCGCCGTCCTGGACGCGGAGCACGCCGGGCTGAGCGACGTGAAGGACCGGATCACCGAGTACCTGGCGGTGCGCAAGCGCCGCTCCGAGCGCGGGATGGGCGTCGTCGGCGGCCGCAGGGGCGGGGCCGTGCTGGCGCTCGTAGGCCCTCCGGGCGTCGGAAAGACCTCCCTCGGGGAGTCCGTGGCCCACGCCATGGGGCGCAAGTTCGTCCGCGTGGCCCTCGGCGGGGTCCGCGACGAGGCCGAGATCCGCGGGCACCGGCGTACGTACGTGGGCGCGCTGCCCGGCCGGATCGTACGGGCGATCAAGGAAGCCGGCTCCATGAACCCGGTCGTGCTGCTCGACGAGATCGACAAGGTCGGCTCCGACTTCCGGGGAGACCCGGCGGCCGCGCTGCTCGAAGTCCTCGACCCGGCCCAGAACCACACCTTCCGGGACCACTACCTGGAGGTGGAACTGGACCTGAGCGACGTGGTGTTCCTCGCCACCGCGAACGTGCTGGAAGCCATCCCCGAGGCCCTCGCCGACCGGATGGAACTGGTCTGCCTCGACGGCTACACCGAGGACGAGAAGGTCGTCATCGCCCGCGACCACCTGCTGCCCCGGCAGCTGGAGCGCGCCGGCCTGGCCGCGGAGGAAGTGGTCCTGGAGGAGGACGCGCTGCGCAAGCTGGCGGGGGAGTACACCCGCGAGGCGGGCGTGCGCACCCTGGAGCGTTCCCTCGCCCGGCTGTTGCGCAAGGTGGCCTCCCAGCACGAGCTGGGGGAGCGGGAGCTGCCGCTGCGGATCGGCGCCGGCGACCTGCGGGAGCTCATCGGGCGCCCGCACCACGTGCCGGAGTCCGCGCAGGACCCGGCCGAGCGGCGCACCGCGGTACCGGGCGTGGCCACCGGCCTCGCCGTGACCGGGGCGGGCGGTGACGTCCTGTTCGTCGAGGCCTCGCTGGCCGATCCCGAGACGGGCGCGGCCGGGCTCACCCTGACGGGCCAGCTCGGAGACGTGATGAAGGAGTCGGCGCAGATCGCGCTCAGCTTCCTGCGCTCGCACGGCGCCGAGCTGGAACTCCCGGTCGCCGACCTGAAGGACCGGGGCGTGCACATCCACTTCCCGGCGGGCGCGGTGCCCAAGGACGGTCCGAGCGCGGGCATCACGATGACGACGGCGCTGGCCTCGCTGCTGTCCGGGCGGCAGGTCCGCACGGACGTGGCCATGACCGGCGAGGTCTCGCTGACCGGGCGGGTGCTGCCGATCGGCGGGGTCAAGCAGAAGCTGCTGGCCGCGCACCGGGCCGGGCTGACCACCGTCATCATCCCGAAGCGCAACGAGGCCGACCTGGACGACGTACCGGCCGAGGTGCTGGCGGGGCTGTCGGTGCACCCGGTGACGGACGTACGCCAGGTCCTGGAGCTGGCCCTGGCCGCGGACAGCGTCCCGGTGGCCGCCGTGGCCTGA